The genomic region CAGGTTTCCGTCGATCCCGAGTCGAAGAATCGACAATGTGCTGTTATATTTCGGCCTTGTCAAGATGAGATTTCCGGTCCCGATGGACGAGTTAGCCACTGTGTAGTCTAACAAAACGTCATAAGCAAAACCATCATTTGTTTCCTCGACATTTAGTGTCACAGTTTGTAAAGTACCATCTTGTGTCCTTGGCCAAACGGATGATTTGAAATAGACAAGTGGTTTAGGAGAGTTCATTCCCTTGTACTGCAAAACCAACTGTTTAGTCTCCATCACCAAGCTATAGGCTCCGTTGACATTGTTTTGAGCAGAAGCCCGGGTCACAAGCTTCGTCTCCCCTCCGGCTCTAAGCGACTGACCCACCAAGATTGTATCAGTTGGATGATCAAAACTTTGCCAAATGAACTTGCCATTGGAATCGTGTAACACCATGTTACCATTAGGCAACAATTGGAACCCTACCACACCTTTGTTGGCAGTGTTACTTTGCCAAGCAATCCGACCATCGGCATCAGCCAAGACAAGGTTCCCGTCAGTCCCGAGAGAGAACGTATGCTCGCCAACAGGTTCCTCTTTGGCCTCCCTAACCCATCGGAAGAGCGACTCGGAACGCGTTGTAGCCATGCGTAATGCAAGGGTGAAGGCATTAGGGGTGGTGTTATAAAACGCAAGCTGGAAGGGGGCATTAGTTATGCTTATGACACGGTAATCTGCACCATATTCAACAATAAAAGGCCCAAATTCCCCTTCGTTGACAAACCTAAAAGTTTCAGATGGAGGAACAACAGCTTTGGCACTAAAAGCAAACAACAACAAGAAGGAAAAAGACAGCAATGACATGGTGAGAGAAGGGTAAAGAGACATTTTTGGATATGAAAGCTTTGATGATATGGAGATGGAGCAACCAAGCATGGTCTATTTATAAGGATTCAATGAAGGCACATTGCATACCATCAAaggtataataaaataaattcatgaGATTAAAAAATTgggttttcaaaaatattttgaaaaaaaaaaaacaatctttGCCTTCTACTAGAAGATATCAATCTGATCCACAATGATTTAGACCTTATATTATCTTAGGTGCAGTCGATGTTGACATTCCAAAATCTGGTCAGCCAAGTTAAAGCAGAGGCTGCTACAATGGAACTATAATTATTCTTCGAATTGCACCGCCAACTGAATAATTTTCCCTTCATAAGTAAGccatttaaatgtttaattagCTTCTCTTAAATTTAGGATTAGGATTGACTTAGGCTAAATATTTAAGTCGATTGAAAAGAGAgtaattaaattttgttttaattctccCCACAGTCTGTGTAATCTTAAGACCtttaaaatttaatccctatGTCTTTAGCTCCAAAAATTAAATCCCTCCGGttgtttaacttaaaatttaaagtttaattgaTAATAGTATTAatgaaatttctttaaatttgAATACCCAAGTTTGAGTTCATCATGCATAATTGCAATGAGTCTCTTGTCTCACCATACACATTTACCATGTGAAGGTTTTGCCTTTGTGTTGGTTTGATTCTATATTATAGTTGATCGGACATATATTTGTACTTGTATTGTATTTGTAATagtaaaacttaaaaaaaaaatcaaaagtctGATTTAAAAATTGAATGAAGTCCAATTGATAACTCAAATTCAATAAAAGTGTCATCAATTGTACTTTAATTTTCAAACAAACAAGTAAAGGGACTAGTATGAAAGGTAGGACTTAAATTTAAAGTTCTCGATATTACAGGGAGTGGAGGAAGAATAAGACCTCAACTTTAATAGTTTGGCAAAAGTTGGCTgctcaattaataattaaaagggCCTTGCTTGACCAAAATAATTTCAGGATTCTAGGCCCACCTACTGCATTTCCTGTCTTGCATTATCTACACTTGGCATTTTAATATTCCTATAAAAGGGAAAACGAAAATCAAAGCTAAAGCATCAATCATTTATACTATAATAAAACGACATAATTTAGAAGGTGAGACGCCAAAAAACGTTTCTTCAATTTGCTACAGACAAGACAGTTCTTATAAACCCTATGGTTACGTGCATGTCTCTGTTAGATTATTTCATAATTTGTCATGTTTTAAGATTTATAAAATATTGATAAGTAAATAGGATTTAATTAGTTAAATTTAGAGGGTCAGCATCATGTAAATTATCTATTAAGAGGTCAAGATTACGGAAAAACTTGGTCATCAAAAcattaataaataaattcattATCATTTTGCGTAAAGGCAAGCTGGGACACGTAGTGCGTCTAAGTGATCTTCCTTTCTATATTTTTAATTGTAAAACAAAATTTATATCTACAATCGTGGGGATAACCAATCATATCATATCCTacttgtattattatttttatctatatttACTGGCAAGCAAATAAAGTTTTGAAGTTCAGCAAGGAAACTAAAGTAGTGTCTCTTAGGTTTAGGTcactatatgtatattttaacgtgtcttataattatttataagtgATTTTCATCTCGTGGCATCAATTCAATCGACCAATAAGTAATAGATAATTATTTAGTTTATCATAAATTCACTTGTATTCTTACCATGATGATGAGTGTCTTTTgaatagttttaatttttttaaaaattaaataaatgagacATTTGTCACCACCACTAACTTACTTGTGAAAAAAATTAGTTTTCAATGTTAGTGCATctgataaaaataattttggtaTAGGTATAGATGATGATTTGTGTATTTAGTACTACTTCAGTTGGTTCTCGGTTCAACTGATCTAATTAACTAATTcaatatgtttatgaaaataatgCCCTAAACTAGGGGTGAATTCGGAAATTTTTTAGAAAACCAAAGCAGAATTTtcctttatattaatttataatttgatcATTTACAGAGAACtagaattttaattttctaatttttaggAGGCCAAAGCCCTGCACTAAACCTTAACTACACATTTATATTTATTTAGGTAAATAAATTATTCacttttagtttaaaattttagtgATAAAAGAGATGTTCATAAGTTATTTaacaatttattaaattaagtcaTACCCACGATTTATGTaacaataatatatttattaaaacttGAGGTAGAAATTATATgtgatttaaaaataaaattaaatatttaaaattcattatattaTGAATTCAAATTTCATcgtaattaaatttatattaattttatataaaaaaataaaaaaaataaaaataccttcataataatataattactttatttataaaaatatacttTACTAATTTTTCAGTGTTAGGAGATATTGTAATGGATAAACACGAGCAAGCCACCGTTGGTTTGAGTCTTTTGTGACGGCTTTGAAAGTCTTGAAGACATCAAGCTTAGCTGTGGTGCAATTACATCTAAATGGCGGGCCGGTTGGAAGATAAGGCAACAAAGCATCTCTACGGGACCCTCGCTTGTGGTTTAGGTTGCGCTGTATCCGGtaacaaaattttagctattaattGCTTTCATATTCAAGTTCACAATTTAAATATATTCCAATTGTTTAGGGAAGATATAAAATTTTCTCCTACCTTCATCAATGATTAAGGTTTTGATACTTGTCCTAAATATAAAACACCTTTAAAACTCGTGATTAATATCTAATCTCTTAATAAACTTATATAATATGAAGGAttaattcacttgataaattccttaaaaaataatttttttcaacgTTTGATCATATCAACTAAACCAACAGATATTTAGAGCAATAATAAAAGCTTCTCACAAGCACTTAAATTATATGAATTTAAATTCTGTTATCTTCCATCCCTTTCTcaatattatattgataataccAATCAAAACATGATGCAATATAGAAATTTTAGATCACGATATTTCAAGTTAATGgtatcaatttaatttaatttaatttaagattttaagaaaaataagtaTTGATTAACAAAAATAGTTTTCCTATTCTGGGAACACTACTGAGTTCCTTTACTATTCTGTACCATTCTGTCTCTATTCGTTTATGCGCCAAAAGAGAAGAGCCATGAGAACTTGCACTTGATCCACTCAATGCATTTCGAATTTAGTTTATTGACTACAAATACACTTGATTGATACTTTTAAATAAAACTTTAATTTGTAATTCAAACTTACAAATACTTATTAGCTTACAATAAAGAAACTGGAAAATACAGAGGAAAAAGTACAAATACTTAATAGGATTCCCGTCACTTGTTGGGTGCCTTTATATAACCAACATGGGAAGAGTTAGAGGTTTTAGCAAGGGTTTTCAACTCATTAGCGATCCAACATTTGGATGTTTCCCTGTGGTAAAAGTACCCCAAACACTTGCAATCAGAGGTGCATTTCCTCCCACAATCACTCTCCTTTATCCCTTCTCCTTCGTTGTACTGGCTCATGAAATGGTCAACTCCTTCTAGCTTGTAGTAGCTGAAACCATTCGGCCTACAATTCACCTTCTTCGGCTGACAATTTTGGCTCCAACCGAGTAATCCGTTTGTTGACGGGCAAGCAACGCATTGGTTCTCCTCACAGAGTCCAAAGTTCCCACACCTCTCCGGCAGTTCGCATTCAGTGCCCCATATTGAGTCCCTAGAGAAGAGAGTGAAAGTCTCTTCCCATGCCTGTGAATCAACCTTGTCATAGTAGGTAAAAACCCTCAGGTTTCCATCGATCCCGAGTCGAAGAATCGACAATGTGCTGTTGTATTTCGGCCTTGCCAAGATGAGATTTCCGGTCCCGATGGACGAGTTAGCCACTGTGTAGTCTAACAAAACGTTATAAGCAAAGCCATCATTTGTTTCCTCAACATTTAGTGTCACAGTTTGTAAAGTACCATCTTGTGTACTTGGCCAAACAGATGATTTGAAATAGACAAGTGGTTTAGGAGAGTTCATTCCCTTGTACTGCAAAACCAACTGTTTAGGCTCCATCACCAAGCTATAGGCTCCGTTGACATTGTTTTGAGCAGAAGCCCGACTCACAAGCTTCGTCGCCCCTCCGATTCTAAGCGACTGACCCACCAAGAGTGTATCAGTTGGATGATCAAAACTTTGCCAAATGAACTTGCCATTGGAATCGTGTAACACCATGTTACCATTAGGCAACAATTGGAACCCTACCACACCTTTGTTGGCAGTGTTACTTTGCCAAGCAATCTGACCATCGGCATCAGCCAAGACAAGGTTCCCGTCAGTCCCGAGAGAAAACGTGGCGTTCTCGCGAACAGGGTTCCCCCTGTTGGCCTCCCAAACCCATCGGAAGAGCGACTCGGAACGCGTTGTAGCCATGCGTAACGCAAGGGTGAAGGCATTAGGGGTGGTGTTATAAAACGCAAGCTGGAAGGGGGCATTAGCTATGCTTATGACACGGTAATTTGCATCATATTCAACAACAAACGGCCCAAATTCTCCGTCGTTGACAAACCTAAAAGTTTCAGATGGAGGAACAACAGCTTTGGCACTAAAAGTAAACAGCAACAAGAAGGAGAAAGACAGCAATGACATGGTGAGAGAAGAGTGAAGAGACATTGTTGGATATGAAAGCTTTGATGATATGGAGATGGAGCAGCCAAGCATGGTCTATTTATAAGGATTCAAATTTCAATAAAGGCACATTGGATTCGGTCAAAGTATAATAACATAAGTTCATGAGATTAAAAAAttggattttcaaaaatattttgaaaaaaaaaataataatcttTGCCTTCTACTAGAAGATATCAATCTGATCCACAATGATTTTGACCTTATATTATCTTAGGTGCAGTTGATGTTGACACTGCAAATTCTGGGAATTCTTTCAGCCAGGTTAAAGCAGAGGCTGCTACAATGGAACTAATTATTCTTCGAATTGCATCACTGACGAAGAGTTTTCCCTGGTCGTGATGAAATTGGTTGtaattttattacatattttatttattattttaatataaattaagtaACATGTAATAAAATCTCAATCTCAGGTGTgaagttaaaattttttgaaactcatgtattaaataattattttaaaattaatccaCTTAGATGTTTAATTAGCTTTATAATCAGCTTTTTTTAAAGTTAGGATTAGGCTGAAAATTTAAGATGATTCAAAAGAGtaattaaattttggtttaatttgtTCACTGTCCCTGTAATCTTAAAACTTTTGAAATTTAATCCCTATGCTTGTTTaacttaaacaattaaatttaaTTGATGAAAGTGTTAATGTACTTCTGTTTAATTTGAATGTGTGGCAtattaaaaacacaaattaatctTTAAATCAGATACGTAGAGAGATTAAATCTATGGAATGAAAAGCAAAGGGACTAATATTTTCTAGAGCATAAGGACAAATTAGACCTTAATAATAAAAAGGGTGTCGTTTGACCAAAATAATTTCAGGATTCTGGACCTCCCTGCTGTCATTTCCTGTCTGGAATTATCAACACTTGGCATTTTAATAGTcctataaaaggaaaaaaaatatcatttataCCGTTATAATAAAAGGACATAATTTAGAAGGTGAGACGCCAAAAAACGTGTCTTCAATTTGCTTAAGACAAGACAGCTTTTTTAACTCTTATGGTTACGTGCATGTCTCTGTTACATTAATAATATAAAGGACAAGCATCATAATCATATAGTTATCTATAAGAGTCTAGATTATGGATGAAGGACTAAGAAAACTTCGTCATCAAATcattaaattcaaaatcatttgcGTGAAGCAAGCACGTATGGGCACGTACTGTCAATGTGTTTCTTTCTATATTATTACacattaaaattaactttttttcTTTATCATATTCGTATTACGAATATTAGATTATGACATATTCATGAAGTAAGGAAAAGAATTTatgcaaaagaaaataaaaagtaaagATCATAAAAATacctataaaataatatttattattttattaaatgaatgaattttgattactTTATAATTAAGTTCGATCCATCAAATTAACCTAGTTGATGAGTGACATATCAACTCGGTCAAATGCTTAATGTAtagtataaatatttataaaatttatttatgtaacaaatatataatttatatacaaataatGTTGTGGTTGAAATGGTAAAATAAAGATATTTAAGATTATTGTGTCCTAAGTTCAaatcttattatgtatattttatgtattaaaaagtaaaagataaaaaaatactttcaaaataatataatttactttttaaaaagtgactatttaattattatttaactgAATTAGTGTTTAATTAACTCATAATGTCAACTCAATGAATTGAGTTATAAATGTGTCTAATAATTAGCaatcaaataaaattttgaagttgAACAAAACTTTCATTAATGGATAAAATAAGAAACCCAATATACTTTACTTACATgacaaatttttttattatactaGAAATATCATTATAaccatatgtatatttattagaagaaaataataaattgtGTTATAAGATTATAGACCGTCGTCACCGACAGAATTTTGCAACCACAATGGATAAATACGAGCAAAGGCAACAAACCGTGAGTGGAGTCTTTTGTGATGGCTTTGAAAGTCTTAGCTTAGCTGTGGtgcaattatatatatttgaatggcGGGCCAATTGAAAGATAAGGCAACTCAAGCATGTTGTTTTGGTTACGCTGTATCTGGTAACAATGTTTGAACTATTGCTTCAAATGTTTAATTGTAGAATCAAGTCGACACGTCTTTGAATCATTGCTCTTCTTGAGATTCACCACATCAATTCAAACAGAGACAAAGGTAAAAAGGTAAGCAATAGTTGGTCCCAAAATAAAATATTGTATTTTTGCCTGAAAAAGTTATgatggttaaaataaataaataaattaatccttttaaaaaatcatgaaatcataaattaatacatgataaaattataatattaacctttaaaaaattaTGATTCAATTTATCTttgaattcaaaatttatttttttcttttttcattaatGAATTGGTCATACTGATCAAAGTTTAtgcattaaaaaattattttgtatcaatttaatttaatttaataaaaattagataCCCATTCAACTtcgaaaattttaaagaaaaacttACTTAAAAATTGAACTTAATTCCTGAAAATATTTAGGGTTAGGAAATGAACTCTTTTGGAAAACAAGTTCACTAAACATCAAATAATAATCAAGCCttcaaataatttttattttcaaataaatgCTATTGATAAGTAAAGGATGATATAAGTGCTATGaagattttattattttcaaataattttattaaactttctttcaaaaaattttgctacaaatttaaaaataaataaccttTTAACTCATATGAGAATATGTTTCAAGGTTGTAATTTTTTTAGATGGTGTgctttaattttaattatctaGAATTTTATGGATTTAAAGGTAAAGGGATGCACCAACAATTGTTAGATATTGGTTTTGGTGGAGGGTTTTGTCTCTTGATTCTATCAAAAGCTCAAGTTGGTTCACAAAGTGGTTCTGTTGAAAGTCCAAGTGCCATAAAATGTGATAGGTTCATAGTGGGAGTGCCTTGTATGATGCCTGAGAAGATGAATCATGTGCAATTGCACATGGTTAGACCCAAATACATTCCCTATAGCATATAGGACATTTTTGGATGAAAATGCTACAACTTGATCTAGCATTATTGATGGTCGTGTAACTAAcaaaaatttgacttaaggcaagtgcacctatcaaacagtagtatagttatggtgagaccggaaatatcgtatccacaaggaccaaaagtactagtaattactatctttttattatctagcctaagaattaaagtgtgtttttaaactaaactaattttctaattaactaagattatgaCAAAGATGAAGTTTGCaaaatactttaggaaaaaccaatggagaagacaatacccaaggaagaatctacCTAGaattcacttattacttctgaattagacaatttattcactaaacttaatccatagaaatccctaatttatgttaatatctctctcgagaataagaacaactgactttaggttgattaattgaaatctctttctaattaaaacccctattgtcgcattaactagatctatagattcccttattagatttgactctgatccggcagatttatgtcgtcctatctctaggattgcattcaactccgcttaattatggatgatctactcttaaacaaggacttttgctccactgaataagcacatcaaaacctgaattaataccctggaatattaaaataagaatttagaactcacaattaagaataagaataagtctttatcatataattcaaatagtaatatgattcgtcatagggttcatctcccttaggtatttagggagtttagttcataataataatggaaaacatctcaaagtttggaaaacaacaaaacataaagaaacccaaagaacttccaggaaattggatggaaatcttcagtcttgatgtagatcctggctccaaggtgattccgatggctgttcttgaatattttttgcctccaactctgtgtgtctcctctaatcctcttctagggtgtttatataggctttagaatgcttcaaaaccctcaaaagtgcctttttcgaatagaactaggcttgggctcggtagagacacagccgtgtgccacgCCCATATGCAAGTGCTCAAACTGTGTATAATTCTGAGTTGGTTTctagtcgacacggccatgacacacaggGGTGTGGTATGCCCGTGTacctcacacgagcgtgtgaatcACCcttgtggaagtgcctaggccgtgtgaaacactgatttaagcctaatttgtccgtttttggctcaTTTCTCGCTCCTTTTGCTATCCTAAACTCTTctgagtataaaatatgaaattaaaggattaggaacattgaattcactaaaaccaaggaaaagtcattcataaatatgccaagcatgggataaaaatatgtatatattacggtttatcaattatTGATACAAACAAATGGGTTAAAGGTTGAGGACAATTCCCTCGGTGGCAAAGAGTTATACAAGAGTGAAATTGTGATGAAGGGTCTTTAGAAGATAGTGGTAGAAAGTATGGTCTTTAATAGTGTTTGC from Gossypium arboreum isolate Shixiya-1 chromosome 1, ASM2569848v2, whole genome shotgun sequence harbors:
- the LOC108481678 gene encoding epidermis-specific secreted glycoprotein EP1-like, yielding MLGCSISISSKLSYPKMSLYPSLTMSLLSFSFLLLFAFSAKAVVPPSETFRFVNEGEFGPFIVEYGADYRVISITNAPFQLAFYNTTPNAFTLALRMATTRSESLFRWVREAKEEPVGEHTFSLGTDGNLVLADADGRIAWQSNTANKGVVGFQLLPNGNMVLHDSNGKFIWQSFDHPTDTILVGQSLRAGGETKLVTRASAQNNVNGAYSLVMETKQLVLQYKGMNSPKPLVYFKSSVWPRTQDGTLQTVTLNVEETNDGFAYDVLLDYTVANSSIGTGNLILTRPKYNSTLSILRLGIDGNLRVFTYYDKVDSQAWEETFTLFSRDSIWGNECELPERCGNFGLCEENQCVACPSLKGLLGWSQNCQPKKVNCRPNDFSYYKLEGVNHFMSQYNEGEGIKESNCGRKCTSDCKCLGYFYHRETSKCWIANELKTLAKTSNSSHVGYIKAPNK
- the LOC108451370 gene encoding epidermis-specific secreted glycoprotein EP1-like, which encodes MLGCSISISSKLSYPTMSLHSSLTMSLLSFSFLLLFTFSAKAVVPPSETFRFVNDGEFGPFVVEYDANYRVISIANAPFQLAFYNTTPNAFTLALRMATTRSESLFRWVWEANRGNPVRENATFSLGTDGNLVLADADGQIAWQSNTANKGVVGFQLLPNGNMVLHDSNGKFIWQSFDHPTDTLLVGQSLRIGGATKLVSRASAQNNVNGAYSLVMEPKQLVLQYKGMNSPKPLVYFKSSVWPSTQDGTLQTVTLNVEETNDGFAYNVLLDYTVANSSIGTGNLILARPKYNSTLSILRLGIDGNLRVFTYYDKVDSQAWEETFTLFSRDSIWGTECELPERCGNFGLCEENQCVACPSTNGLLGWSQNCQPKKVNCRPNGFSYYKLEGVDHFMSQYNEGEGIKESDCGRKCTSDCKCLGYFYHRETSKCWIANELKTLAKTSNSSHVGYIKAPNK